Proteins encoded in a region of the candidate division WOR-3 bacterium genome:
- the pilB gene encoding type IV-A pilus assembly ATPase PilB, producing the protein MKLGEILVKHGFVTEDMLARALEEQKKDGARLGSTLIKLGFLKEEDLLKALSIHFGVKSIDLRKLELDPNILKLVPSDIAAKYLVVPIKRLGRTLSLAMVNPGDMNAIEDIKFATSYDIEPLVASEDAIIKIINEHYHIEKMLADVMYELETADAGETSVKVMDEVVQQKEEEDLSNVADDSDSGPALKLVSKIISDAVEQNVSDVHIEPYENEMRIRYRIDGILHEVLKPPKKMNRAIATVIKVMAKLKVEEKRLPQDGRIKARVHNRIIDIRVSTVPTLFGEKIALRLLDRSTIQLNLDLLGFEESTLKTFRRAIKTPYGIVLVTGPTGSGKTTTLYSALTELNDPGINITTAEDPIEYSLMGINQLQVNEKIGLTFASALRAYLRQDPNIIMVGEIRDLETAEIAIRASLTGHLVLSTVHTNSAAATITRLVNMNIEPFLIASTLLSVLSQRLLRKVCMKCRTEVKYPPEVLLDAGIEPNKIDFPLYRGEGCKECRGTGYKGRIGIFENMLVTARIRELILKRAPAEEIEKTAVEEGMLTLRGSALEKLRQGLTTVEEVIRETRVE; encoded by the coding sequence ATGAAGTTGGGTGAAATACTGGTTAAACATGGTTTTGTTACTGAAGATATGCTTGCCCGCGCCCTTGAGGAGCAGAAAAAAGATGGGGCAAGACTTGGTTCAACATTAATAAAGCTTGGATTTTTAAAAGAAGAAGATTTATTAAAGGCACTCTCCATCCATTTTGGTGTAAAATCAATCGATCTTAGAAAACTGGAACTTGATCCCAATATTTTAAAATTAGTCCCGAGTGATATTGCTGCTAAATATCTCGTTGTGCCGATAAAGAGATTGGGTAGAACCCTTAGTCTTGCAATGGTCAATCCGGGCGATATGAATGCAATAGAAGATATTAAATTCGCCACAAGTTATGATATAGAACCACTCGTTGCATCTGAGGATGCAATAATAAAGATAATTAACGAACATTATCATATTGAAAAAATGCTTGCTGATGTGATGTATGAATTAGAAACTGCAGATGCAGGTGAGACTTCAGTCAAAGTAATGGATGAAGTAGTCCAGCAAAAGGAGGAGGAAGACTTATCAAATGTTGCGGATGATAGTGATAGTGGTCCTGCCCTTAAATTAGTTAGTAAGATTATCAGTGATGCTGTTGAACAGAATGTTTCCGATGTTCACATTGAACCGTATGAAAATGAAATGCGCATTCGTTATCGTATTGACGGTATATTACACGAAGTTTTGAAACCACCAAAGAAGATGAATCGTGCTATAGCAACAGTTATTAAAGTTATGGCAAAATTAAAGGTTGAAGAGAAGAGATTACCCCAGGACGGAAGAATTAAGGCAAGGGTGCACAATAGAATCATTGATATTCGTGTCTCCACTGTGCCCACACTCTTTGGTGAAAAGATTGCACTAAGGTTACTTGACCGCTCAACAATTCAATTAAATCTTGACCTCTTAGGATTTGAAGAAAGTACTTTAAAAACATTTCGCAGGGCAATAAAGACACCTTATGGTATTGTTCTTGTTACTGGTCCAACAGGTTCTGGTAAAACAACGACACTTTATTCGGCACTAACTGAACTGAATGACCCCGGGATTAATATAACAACGGCAGAAGACCCTATTGAATACTCATTGATGGGAATAAACCAGTTGCAGGTGAATGAAAAAATTGGACTTACTTTTGCCTCTGCACTTCGTGCATATTTGCGTCAGGACCCCAATATAATAATGGTGGGTGAGATTCGTGACCTTGAAACCGCCGAAATTGCAATACGTGCATCTTTGACCGGTCACCTTGTTTTATCAACCGTTCATACAAATTCAGCAGCAGCAACTATAACCAGATTGGTAAATATGAATATTGAACCATTTTTGATTGCCTCAACTCTTTTGTCAGTGCTTTCTCAACGTTTGTTGAGAAAAGTCTGTATGAAATGCAGGACTGAAGTAAAATATCCGCCCGAAGTTTTATTAGATGCCGGGATTGAACCTAATAAAATAGATTTTCCGTTATATAGAGGCGAGGGATGCAAAGAGTGCAGGGGCACCGGGTACAAAGGTAGAATTGGTATATTTGAAAATATGCTTGTAACTGCCCGGATAAGAGAATTGATTTTAAAACGTGCACCAGCTGAGGAGATTGAAAAGACAGCGGTTGAAGAAGGAATGCTCACACTCCGTGGCTCAGCCCTAGAGAAATTACGGCAGGGTCTGACGACAGTAGAAGAAGTAATAAGGGAAACAAGGGTGGAATAA